The proteins below are encoded in one region of Scophthalmus maximus strain ysfricsl-2021 chromosome 4, ASM2237912v1, whole genome shotgun sequence:
- the LOC118301856 gene encoding UDP-glucuronosyltransferase 2C1-like gives MSLIYCCGTLVLLLLIPRVCQAGNILVVPVEGSHWLNMDILLKALHSRGHNITILRTSRSWYIPYNSSDYNIVTVQTEKSLDQEFITNAVSLCIEYERGTISLPTFLHMKVVLFGLAIKIHETVGEFVSKTIDDQELVRNLKDSKFDLLLTEPCLGGGVILAKYFNLPLVFNVQLMLGSEAHAVIAPSPISYVPMTGSGNTDKMNILQRVKNMGIYLLTQTQYHLVVKQTYQRICDKYLGPDIEYHQLVLNADIWLMRTDFVFEYPRPTMPNVVYMGGFHCRPAKPLPEHLEEFVQSSGDHGVIIMSLGTFVSQLPADMTNEIAAAFAKLPQKVIWRHKGDRPATLGNNTLLVDWMPQNDLLGHPKIKLFVAHGGTNGVQEAIYHGVPVVGLPLFFDQYDNLLRLKERGGAKILTLATVDEENFLENVQEVLNEPSYRMNMQRLSWLHRDQPTTPLDKALFWIEFVMRHKGAAHLRTESYRLPWYSYHSVDVVLFLVGAVLLVLLFIFILMRCLYAALCKSKVKRD, from the coding sequence ATGAGCCTGATCTACTGCTGCGGTACTTtggtcctgctccttctcattCCAAGAGTCTGTCAAGCTGGAAACATCTTGGTTGTTCCCGTGGAAGGCAGCCACTGGTTAAACATGGATATTCTACTTAAAGCTCTGCACTCAAGAGGACACAATATAACCATCCTGCGTACTAGCAGAAGCTGGTACATTCCATACAACTCCTCTGATTACAACATTGTCACAGTCCAAACGGAGAAGAGCTTGGATCAGGAATTCATCACAAATGCTGTATCTCTGTGCATTGAATATGAGAGGGGCACTATTTCCTTACCAACTTTTCTTCACATGAAGGTAGTATTGTTTGGCCTAGCAATTAAAATTCACGAAACAGTGGGTGAATTTGTATCGAAAACTATAGATGACCAAGAGTTGGTGAGAAACCTGAAAGACAGCAAGTTTGACCTGTTACTCACTGAACCCTGCTTGGGAGGTGGAGTCATTTTGGCCAAATATTTTAACCTTCCTTTGGTTTTCAACGTTCAGCTCATGCTAGGTTCAGAAGCTCATGCTGTTATTGCTCCTTCACCTATATCATATGTTCCCATGACAGGATCTGGCAACACtgataaaatgaacattttacaaaGAGTTAAAAACATGGGCATCTATCTCTTAACCCAAACACAATACCACTTGGTGGTTAAGCAAACTTACCAGAGGATATGTGACAAATATCTTGGGCCTGATATTGAATATCACCAGTTGGTGCTGAACGCAGACATTTGGTTGATGAgaactgactttgtgtttgagtATCCACGTCCAACTATGCCTAATGTTGTGTACATGGGAGGGTTCCACTGTAGACCTGCAAAACCACTTCCTGAACACTTGGAGGAGTTTGTGCAGAGCTCTGGCGACCATGGAGTCATCATCATGTCTCTGGGGACTTTTGTGAGTCAACTTCCTGCTGACATGACAAACGAAATCGCTGCAGCTTTTGCCAAATTACCTCAGAAAGTCATCTGGAGGCATAAAGGTGACAGACCAGCCACTCTGGGCAACAACACTTTACTAGTGGACTGGATGCCACAGAATGACCTCCTGGGACATCCAAAGATTAAACTGTTTGTGGCTCATGGAGGAACCAATGGAGTCCAAGAAGCTATTTATCATGGAGTCCCAGTAGTGGGTCTACCTTTGTTCTTTGACCAGTACGACAACCTGCTCCgcctgaaagagagaggaggggctAAAATTCTTACATTAGCCACAGTGGACGAAGAGAACTTCCTGGAGAATGTACAAGAAGTCCTGAATGAGCCCTCCTACAGGATGAACATGCAGAGACTCTCCTGGCTGCACAGAGATCAGCCAACAACACCACTGGATAAAGCCCTCTTCTGGATAGAGTTCGTCATGAGGCACAAAGGTGCAGCTCATCTGAGAACAGAATCCTACAGACTGCCCTGGTATTCCTACCACTCTGTAGATGTAGTGTTGTTCCTGGTTGGAGCAGTGCTACTTGtcctcttatttattttcatcttgatGAGGTGTTTATACGCGGCACTGTGTAAATCTAAAGTGAAACGAGATTAA